In Streptomyces sp. ML-6, the genomic stretch ACCGTGGTGCGCCGGGCCGAGCTGGAGCGGTTCCTGGACCGGGTGCCGGGTGACGTCCTGGTGGTGCTCGACGAGGCGTACCGGGAGTTCATCCGCGACACCGAGGTGCCGGACGGCATCGAGCTCTACCGGGACCGGCCCAACGTGGCGGTGCTGCGGACCTTCTCCAAGGCGTACGGCCTGGCGGGGCTGCGGGTCGGCTTCGCCGTGGCCCACGAGCCGGTGGCGGCCGCGCTGCGCAAGACGGCGGTGCCCTTCGGGGTCAGCCAGCTCGCGCAGGACGCGGCGGTCGCCTCGCTGCGTGCCGAGGACGAGCTGCTGGGGCGGGTCGGCTCCCTGGTCTGCGAGCGCGACCGGGTGCAGCGGGCGCTGGCCGAGCAGGGGTGGACCGTGCCGGAGTCCCAGGCGAACTTCGTCTGGCTGCGGCTCGGGGACCGCACGGCCGACTTTGCCGCGGTGTGCGAGCGGGCCGGCGTGATGGTCCGGCCGTTCGCGGGCGAGGGGGTGCGGGTCTCGATCGGTGAGGACGAGGCGAACGACCTGTTCCTCAAGGTGACGGAGGCGTACCGCAAGGAGCTGTAGCGCGGCGCGGTCCGCCCGCGCACGACGGCAGGCCCAAGGGCCCCGCACCTCGCCGGACGAGGTGCGGGGCCCTGCTGCGTGGGGCTCCGGAGGGCGAGGAATCGGGGCCGGGCGGTGGTCCGGAGGCGCTTCCTCCGATTGTCTGCTTCGGGGGGAATGATCGGAACGCTGCCGGAACGCCCGAAGAGGGGTACCCCGCCCGAACGTCCCGAAAGTCTGTGCGCCATAATGCTTGTGAATGTGAACGCGTTCACAAGTGCGTCCTTTTTGTTCCACTGATCAATCGGACCTAAAGGGCAAACTGCCGGAATGGATACGGCGAAGTAAGGAGAAGTCGACGTGGAGCTGGCTCTGGCGCCGGAAACCATGGCGCGATGGCAGTTCGGTATCACCACCGTCTACCACTTCCT encodes the following:
- the hisC gene encoding histidinol-phosphate transaminase, producing the protein MSETSPKLRAELDGVPAYVPGKPAAADGPVAFKLSSNENPYPPLPGVLESALAAASNFNRYPDMACTGLMNELSDRFGVPLSHLATGTGSVGVAQQLLQATSGPGDEVIYAWRSFEAYPIITQVSGATSVKVPLTDGEVHDLDAMADAITDRTRMIFVCNPNNPTGTVVRRAELERFLDRVPGDVLVVLDEAYREFIRDTEVPDGIELYRDRPNVAVLRTFSKAYGLAGLRVGFAVAHEPVAAALRKTAVPFGVSQLAQDAAVASLRAEDELLGRVGSLVCERDRVQRALAEQGWTVPESQANFVWLRLGDRTADFAAVCERAGVMVRPFAGEGVRVSIGEDEANDLFLKVTEAYRKEL